From a region of the Rhodococcus opacus B4 genome:
- a CDS encoding tyrosine-type recombinase/integrase, with amino-acid sequence MTAAVRAVGEADATWPASTFPVSLERYDRREELTDAERRALRDLSPKALRRNRARGIPRRTATHWTALVRLVEPLDTARAGLHHGDDARFRRAGAHAAAIILQNCADTGRSYWAWTSEDWAQLCGSSAEAFVAARELPTETTVRPFLVALAYLLGSFDAFQLLGTFNRLHLARLVFGAEAIEESMRQASAVLDQWGYRGVFIGKHRLRGGLSQALLINRSSRLEDLDTAAFDRLRVHPATNDHQGEMLYALQRAVAALGHCDPPVRTGDNPYAVIEGTTDSWANWVARWHDTSTLTPRVRRTIRTILAKAGRWLAAEHPEITEPGQWTRQTSAAWVAAVDRMTVGDYVQRRDHLRARTGDPISPRTKAHILMATRTFFRDCQEWEWIDRRFDPARALALPRSVSALIGTNPRVIADDVWAKLLWAGLNLDSSDLPGNSAHTYYPMELIRAITLTWLFGGLRSDELSRLRVGCVRWQHDGQPIAADSPDVLAEDAVCLLEVPVHKTGTAFTKPVDPLLGQALEAWQALRPPQPKTLDRKTSEQVDMLFAFRAHPVAKNYINRTIIPALCAKAGVPSSDVRGNITSHRARSTIATQLYNAKEPMTLFELQAWLGHRTPNTTQHYAKITPNTLSKAYNEAGYFARNVRTIEVLVDRDAVTSGGAATGQPWQHYDLGHGWCSYTFFEQCQHRMACARCDFYTPKDSSKAQLLEASGNLQRMLTSIPLTDDERAAVDDGHTAVAALLERLTDLPTPAGPTPREIGTSPTVTLLPIVQVRHGEP; translated from the coding sequence GTGACCGCCGCGGTTCGTGCCGTCGGCGAGGCGGATGCCACGTGGCCGGCGTCGACGTTTCCGGTGTCCCTCGAACGCTACGATCGCCGGGAGGAGCTGACCGATGCGGAGCGCCGAGCACTGCGCGATTTGAGCCCGAAGGCGTTGCGCCGCAATAGAGCGCGGGGAATCCCACGCCGGACCGCGACCCACTGGACGGCGCTGGTGCGGCTCGTCGAGCCGCTCGACACCGCGCGGGCCGGGTTGCATCATGGCGATGACGCCCGGTTTCGGCGGGCCGGGGCGCACGCGGCCGCTATCATCTTGCAGAACTGCGCGGACACCGGCCGGTCCTACTGGGCGTGGACGAGCGAGGACTGGGCGCAGCTGTGTGGTTCGAGCGCCGAGGCCTTCGTCGCGGCCAGGGAACTGCCTACCGAGACCACCGTGCGTCCCTTCCTCGTCGCTCTGGCCTATCTGCTCGGCAGCTTCGACGCCTTCCAACTATTGGGCACATTCAACCGGCTGCACCTGGCCCGCCTCGTCTTCGGCGCCGAGGCGATCGAGGAGTCGATGCGCCAGGCCAGCGCGGTCCTGGACCAGTGGGGGTACCGCGGCGTCTTTATCGGCAAACACCGACTGCGCGGGGGGCTCAGCCAGGCCCTGCTGATCAACCGCAGTTCCAGGCTCGAGGATCTGGATACCGCGGCATTCGACCGGCTGCGCGTGCACCCAGCCACCAACGATCACCAAGGCGAGATGCTCTACGCGCTCCAACGTGCCGTCGCCGCACTCGGACACTGCGACCCGCCGGTGCGCACCGGAGACAACCCCTACGCCGTCATCGAAGGCACCACCGACAGCTGGGCCAACTGGGTCGCCCGTTGGCACGACACCTCCACGCTCACCCCGCGGGTCCGCAGGACCATCCGCACCATCCTGGCCAAGGCCGGGCGGTGGCTCGCCGCCGAACATCCCGAGATCACCGAACCCGGGCAATGGACCCGCCAGACCAGCGCCGCCTGGGTCGCGGCCGTGGACCGCATGACCGTCGGCGACTACGTCCAACGCCGCGACCACCTCCGCGCCCGCACCGGAGACCCGATCTCCCCACGCACCAAAGCCCACATTCTCATGGCCACCCGCACCTTCTTCCGCGACTGCCAGGAGTGGGAATGGATCGATCGTCGCTTCGACCCGGCCCGGGCACTCGCACTGCCCCGCAGCGTGTCCGCACTGATCGGCACCAACCCGCGTGTCATTGCCGACGATGTGTGGGCGAAGCTGCTCTGGGCCGGGCTCAATCTCGACTCGAGTGACCTGCCCGGCAATTCCGCCCACACCTACTACCCAATGGAGCTGATCCGGGCGATCACACTGACCTGGCTCTTCGGCGGACTGCGCAGCGACGAGCTATCGCGGCTGCGAGTTGGCTGCGTGCGTTGGCAACACGACGGTCAGCCCATTGCTGCCGACTCACCCGACGTGCTCGCTGAGGACGCCGTCTGCCTGCTGGAGGTCCCCGTCCACAAGACCGGCACCGCGTTCACGAAACCCGTCGATCCCCTTCTGGGACAGGCGCTCGAGGCCTGGCAAGCCCTGCGCCCGCCTCAGCCGAAGACACTCGACCGCAAGACCAGCGAACAGGTGGACATGCTCTTCGCCTTCCGCGCGCACCCGGTCGCAAAGAACTACATCAACCGCACGATCATTCCCGCGCTCTGCGCCAAGGCCGGTGTTCCGAGCAGCGACGTCCGCGGCAACATCACCAGTCACCGGGCCCGCTCCACGATCGCGACCCAGCTCTACAACGCCAAGGAACCGATGACACTGTTCGAGCTGCAGGCCTGGCTCGGCCACCGCACCCCGAACACCACCCAGCACTACGCGAAAATCACCCCGAACACGCTGTCCAAGGCCTACAACGAAGCCGGCTACTTCGCCCGCAACGTACGCACCATCGAAGTGCTCGTCGACCGCGACGCCGTCACCTCCGGCGGCGCCGCCACCGGCCAACCCTGGCAGCACTACGACCTCGGCCACGGCTGGTGCAGCTACACCTTTTTCGAGCAGTGCCAGCACCGGATGGCCTGCGCACGCTGCGACTTCTACACGCCGAAAGACTCCAGCAAAGCCCAGCTACTCGAGGCCAGCGGCAACCTACAACGCATGCTCACCAGCATCCCGCTCACCGACGACGAACGCGCCGCCGTCGATGACGGACACACCGCCGTCGCGGCGCTGCTCGAGCGCCTCACCGACCTCCCTACACCCGCCGGGCCCACCCCACGAGAGATCGGTACGTCCCCGACCGTGACCCTGCTGCCGATCGTGCAAGTCCGACACGGAGAACCCTGA
- a CDS encoding IS30 family transposase: MAKEFLPFGIGGDAVFFGGPHGPPSGKERQMRLDGFVRIDRADSTDRSESFPERITMPRYAWNTSPQEDKRRYFELIRQGHSGAKAAATVGVSLSCGSLWFIDAGSMSYVESPISSRYLSQDDRIEIADGLARQESVKTIAERIGKSFQSVYKEIARNRKSDGRYQPWYAHNQAHQRRRRPKVRVFTHDDTLRQLVAAKLGKRWSPAQISRWLRRRYPRRTAWHVCVETIYEAVYRGLVLAATGGSLRTGRTYRRRRGRGRSRDGSLKQSTNMTPIAQRPAHVESRRQVGHIEGDLIIGAGQRSAIATLVERKTRLTILVAIRGGHSAQVVGDALIERFTQMPVSLRRSLTWDQGNEMFHHERIAAATGLKIYFADPHSPWQRGSNENTNGLLRQYFPKGTDLSCWTQDQLDEVATELNDRPRLCLNDLTPNQAVRRWWPLHDYPMIRHD, translated from the coding sequence GTGGCCAAGGAATTCCTGCCATTCGGCATCGGTGGGGACGCGGTATTCTTCGGTGGGCCGCATGGCCCGCCGTCGGGCAAGGAACGCCAGATGAGACTGGATGGCTTCGTCCGGATAGACAGGGCGGATTCCACTGATCGAAGCGAATCCTTTCCCGAGAGGATTACGATGCCCAGGTATGCGTGGAACACGTCACCACAGGAGGACAAGCGCCGCTACTTCGAGCTGATCAGACAAGGCCACTCAGGAGCGAAGGCGGCAGCAACGGTCGGCGTGTCGCTCAGCTGTGGGTCGTTGTGGTTCATCGACGCTGGCAGTATGTCCTATGTCGAGAGTCCGATCAGTAGCCGTTACTTGAGCCAAGACGACCGAATCGAGATCGCCGACGGGCTGGCCCGTCAGGAGTCGGTCAAGACGATCGCGGAACGCATCGGCAAAAGCTTCCAGTCGGTGTACAAGGAGATCGCACGCAATCGAAAATCCGATGGTCGCTACCAACCGTGGTACGCCCACAACCAGGCACACCAGCGTCGACGACGCCCGAAAGTGCGTGTGTTCACCCACGATGACACGCTGCGTCAGCTCGTCGCCGCTAAGCTCGGCAAGCGCTGGTCACCGGCGCAGATCAGCCGGTGGCTGCGGCGACGTTACCCACGCCGCACGGCGTGGCACGTGTGCGTTGAGACGATCTACGAAGCGGTGTACCGCGGACTGGTCCTGGCTGCGACTGGCGGGTCTTTGCGCACCGGCCGGACTTATCGCCGGCGCCGTGGCCGCGGACGATCCCGGGACGGTTCGCTCAAGCAATCAACGAATATGACGCCCATCGCGCAACGGCCAGCCCACGTGGAATCACGTCGTCAGGTAGGGCATATCGAGGGTGACCTCATCATCGGCGCCGGCCAGAGATCGGCGATCGCGACACTCGTCGAGCGCAAGACGCGATTGACCATCCTGGTCGCGATCCGTGGTGGCCACTCCGCGCAAGTCGTCGGGGATGCTCTCATCGAGCGCTTCACGCAGATGCCCGTCTCGCTGCGTCGGTCGCTTACCTGGGACCAGGGCAACGAGATGTTTCACCATGAGCGTATCGCGGCCGCCACCGGCCTGAAGATCTACTTCGCCGATCCCCACTCGCCGTGGCAGCGGGGATCAAACGAAAACACGAATGGGCTTCTGCGGCAATATTTCCCGAAGGGAACTGACCTAAGCTGCTGGACCCAAGACCAGCTCGACGAGGTCGCCACCGAACTCAACGACCGTCCGAGGCTATGCCTGAATGACCTCACTCCGAACCAGGCTGTGCGACGATGGTGGCCCCTGCACGATTACCCGATGATTCGCCACGACTAG
- a CDS encoding beta-propeller fold lactonase family protein → MTAYRSRLRHKATRTLVRVALCATVGTTATVLCAPTVWSAPTDSYAVTATIPVNGLAEGIAISPDGSRAYVTHGDDGAAGQLSVIDTATKTVLNTLAVGNFPVGVTVSPNGQTVYAGSNGDDTVSVIDTTTFAVTATIPVGDGPLGVTITPDGTKVLVASQFDGHLTIIDTATNTVSSTLALGGTTMFLAVSPDSRTAYVTDSSGNAIDVVDIPTAAVTARIPASGSPLDIDITDNGSTLCVTGVDGFSTGSASIIDTATRSVTATIPVAAAAGGIDVAPDGHTAYIAHSTPTNAVTVIDTATRTVTATVPITENGQLIAVTPNSADAYVTSQSDTVSVVSNTSAPTDPPTTTPPTLPGTGSLGTIFGS, encoded by the coding sequence ATGACGGCGTATCGATCCCGGCTCCGGCACAAGGCCACGCGGACGCTTGTGCGCGTGGCCTTGTGCGCGACCGTCGGCACCACTGCGACCGTGCTCTGCGCGCCCACAGTCTGGTCGGCTCCGACCGACTCCTATGCGGTCACGGCGACGATCCCGGTCAACGGGCTGGCAGAAGGCATCGCCATCTCCCCGGACGGCTCACGGGCCTACGTCACCCACGGCGACGACGGCGCGGCCGGGCAGTTGTCAGTCATCGACACCGCCACCAAAACCGTCCTCAACACCCTCGCGGTCGGGAACTTCCCCGTCGGCGTCACCGTCTCCCCCAACGGCCAGACCGTGTACGCCGGCAGCAACGGGGACGACACCGTCTCCGTCATCGACACAACCACTTTCGCCGTCACCGCAACGATCCCCGTCGGCGACGGCCCACTCGGCGTCACCATCACCCCTGACGGGACCAAGGTTCTCGTCGCCAGCCAGTTCGACGGCCACCTCACAATCATCGACACGGCAACCAACACCGTGAGCAGCACACTCGCACTGGGAGGAACGACAATGTTCCTCGCCGTCTCCCCCGACAGTCGAACCGCCTACGTCACCGACAGTTCCGGCAACGCGATCGATGTCGTCGACATCCCCACCGCCGCGGTGACTGCCCGAATCCCTGCCTCCGGATCACCACTTGATATCGACATCACCGACAACGGTTCCACGCTGTGTGTCACCGGGGTGGACGGGTTCAGCACTGGATCGGCGTCCATCATCGACACCGCAACCCGGAGTGTCACCGCAACCATTCCCGTTGCGGCAGCCGCCGGCGGCATCGACGTCGCACCCGACGGACACACCGCCTACATCGCCCACAGCACCCCCACCAACGCAGTCACCGTCATAGACACCGCCACTCGAACCGTCACCGCCACCGTTCCCATCACCGAGAACGGCCAACTCATCGCCGTCACACCCAACAGCGCCGACGCCTACGTCACCAGCCAATCCGACACCGTCTCCGTCGTCTCCAACACATCGGCGCCCACCGACCCGCCGACCACCACACCACCCACCCTGCCCGGCACCGGGTCACTCGGAACCATCTTCGGGAGCTGA
- a CDS encoding ADP-ribosylglycohydrolase family protein, translating to MSAGQRCIRRSAVGKSDDTQMTLAVHHALADVTDFDDIEAVTDAITRQFFLWQVDPDNTRAPGRTCMKSLRNLRAGARWYDRDGAVESAGCGAVMRLVPTAFAPDPYWLGLTALQAVITHKHPRAVVPALLLADATRHAPAQRGRYLEHALTTAAQIYNGTSTWTEDPYLQDVLAPITGDVSSFLVDGLNDDVADALMRAADSRDRLQDVEPASYGDPCAGIGEGWESASAAALALLVADMATASGGDAPALTGPQALAWASTSNGDSDSIACIAGGIIGSAHPEPDYWAANGLNPTFEPRYAEELAAAACQGTCRLPR from the coding sequence ATAAGCGCAGGCCAAAGGTGTATTCGGAGGTCTGCGGTCGGTAAATCCGACGACACTCAGATGACCCTCGCCGTACACCACGCTCTGGCCGATGTGACCGATTTCGACGACATCGAAGCAGTTACCGACGCCATCACCCGGCAGTTCTTCCTGTGGCAGGTCGACCCCGACAACACTCGCGCGCCCGGCCGCACCTGCATGAAGTCCCTGAGGAATCTACGGGCCGGCGCCCGTTGGTACGACAGGGACGGGGCCGTCGAGTCCGCCGGCTGCGGGGCCGTGATGCGCCTGGTCCCCACCGCATTCGCCCCCGATCCCTACTGGCTTGGCTTGACCGCTCTGCAGGCCGTGATCACCCACAAGCACCCCCGGGCCGTCGTCCCGGCGCTGCTGCTCGCCGATGCCACCCGCCACGCCCCGGCCCAGCGCGGCCGGTACCTCGAACATGCCCTCACGACTGCCGCACAGATCTACAACGGCACCAGCACCTGGACCGAGGACCCCTACCTGCAGGATGTCCTCGCCCCGATCACGGGGGACGTGTCATCGTTCCTGGTAGATGGCTTGAATGACGACGTGGCCGACGCGCTGATGCGCGCCGCGGACAGCCGGGACCGACTGCAGGATGTCGAGCCGGCAAGCTACGGCGACCCGTGCGCCGGCATTGGTGAAGGCTGGGAATCGGCCAGCGCCGCAGCCCTGGCTCTCCTGGTCGCCGACATGGCAACCGCCTCGGGCGGCGACGCTCCCGCGCTGACTGGCCCCCAGGCCCTCGCCTGGGCCTCGACGAGCAACGGCGACTCGGACTCCATCGCCTGCATCGCCGGCGGAATCATCGGCTCTGCGCACCCTGAGCCCGACTACTGGGCAGCGAACGGACTCAATCCGACTTTCGAGCCCCGCTACGCCGAGGAGCTCGCCGCTGCGGCATGTCAGGGGACGTGTCGTCTGCCCAGGTGA
- a CDS encoding tyrosine-type recombinase/integrase — translation MTRAPFVVDNAHTQKIRLRGLTFLLDWLEAQPGGTWQERWLASGADSAGAGWRKIPARWLQEHGLVAEWRLEALTSALLVAISADLVRPALGWLVAKATGPGSLVRHLAQTRDPDGFARLRILCDADPHVSSIANSHTLYRAAEIIAAKGGLLADVTVGDVLELLDVELDTLASVSGDAAVFYRLLRTAGVVGPDSPSTLREVRGTAGPRTPEELIDRYGLVCRPIRDVLVDYLRERQPSLDYSSMEGLACALGARFWKDLEIHHPGIDSLRLPDEVAAAWKQRLRTKQKTITAKTGEKVTVDVPRLNYRECLIPIRAFYLDLAQWAVDDPGRWAQWAVPCPIKEEEANRRKLQRHRKSRMDARTRERLPVLPTLVRTVNEHRKATEMLLQAARHTQPGEPFTAAGQTLIRSVTGHKAIRGKVWAEDPVTGKRRDLELEEDHAFWAWAIVEVLRATGIRVEELLELSHHSFVQYRLPTTDEMVPLLQIVPSKTDEERLLLVSPELADVLSAVIHRVRDHTGKIPLIASYDWQECVWLPPSPLLFQRRFGAERRRISPDVVRDILAAALVRTRLTDPSTDEPLRFTPHDFRRLFITDAIMSGLPPHIAQVIAGHRDINITMGYKAGRIPLVVANHRVIVQGPPSSHSLVRSEVIQA, via the coding sequence TTGACCCGCGCACCTTTTGTGGTGGACAACGCCCACACCCAGAAGATCCGCCTCCGAGGGTTGACGTTTCTGCTGGACTGGTTGGAGGCCCAGCCGGGCGGGACCTGGCAGGAGCGCTGGCTTGCCAGCGGAGCCGACTCCGCAGGCGCGGGATGGCGCAAGATCCCGGCCCGATGGCTGCAGGAGCACGGCCTGGTCGCCGAATGGCGGTTGGAAGCGCTGACCTCGGCGTTGTTGGTGGCGATCAGCGCAGATCTCGTGCGCCCCGCGCTGGGTTGGCTGGTGGCCAAAGCGACAGGCCCGGGAAGCCTGGTGCGTCACCTGGCACAGACGCGTGACCCCGACGGGTTCGCCAGGCTGCGGATCCTGTGCGACGCGGATCCCCACGTCTCCTCGATCGCCAACAGCCACACCTTGTATCGCGCCGCCGAGATCATCGCGGCCAAGGGTGGCCTGCTGGCCGACGTCACCGTCGGGGACGTCCTGGAGTTGCTGGACGTCGAACTCGACACGCTGGCATCGGTGTCCGGGGACGCCGCCGTGTTCTACCGGCTGCTGCGCACGGCAGGTGTCGTCGGCCCAGACTCGCCGTCGACGCTGCGGGAGGTACGGGGCACCGCTGGACCGCGCACACCCGAGGAACTGATCGACCGATACGGCCTCGTCTGCCGTCCGATCCGTGATGTGCTGGTGGACTATCTGCGGGAGCGTCAGCCGTCGCTGGACTACTCCAGCATGGAAGGCCTCGCGTGCGCGTTGGGGGCGCGATTCTGGAAGGACTTGGAGATCCACCATCCCGGCATCGACAGCCTCCGCCTGCCCGACGAGGTCGCCGCCGCCTGGAAACAACGACTGCGCACCAAACAGAAGACGATTACGGCGAAGACCGGGGAGAAGGTCACCGTCGACGTCCCACGGCTGAACTATCGGGAGTGCCTGATCCCGATCCGGGCGTTCTACCTGGACTTGGCCCAGTGGGCCGTCGACGACCCGGGCCGCTGGGCCCAGTGGGCGGTTCCCTGCCCCATCAAGGAAGAAGAGGCGAACAGGCGAAAGCTCCAGCGGCACCGCAAATCCCGTATGGATGCCCGCACCCGGGAACGGCTACCCGTTCTGCCGACCCTGGTGCGCACCGTCAATGAGCACCGCAAAGCAACCGAGATGCTCCTGCAGGCAGCCCGCCATACCCAGCCTGGGGAGCCGTTCACCGCAGCCGGGCAGACACTGATCCGCTCCGTCACCGGCCACAAAGCCATCCGCGGCAAGGTCTGGGCGGAGGACCCCGTCACCGGCAAGCGACGCGACCTCGAACTCGAAGAAGATCACGCCTTCTGGGCCTGGGCGATCGTTGAAGTTCTGCGGGCCACCGGCATCCGGGTCGAGGAGCTGCTGGAACTCTCGCACCACAGCTTTGTGCAATACCGCCTTCCCACCACCGACGAAATGGTGCCGCTGCTACAGATCGTCCCATCCAAGACCGACGAGGAGAGACTCCTGTTGGTCTCGCCGGAATTGGCGGACGTGCTCAGCGCAGTCATCCACCGGGTCCGCGACCACACCGGCAAGATCCCACTGATCGCCTCCTACGACTGGCAGGAATGCGTATGGCTGCCACCGTCGCCGTTGTTGTTCCAGCGCCGATTCGGCGCCGAGCGCCGCAGGATCAGCCCCGACGTCGTTCGCGACATTCTCGCCGCCGCATTGGTCCGCACCAGACTTACCGACCCGTCAACTGATGAGCCATTGCGATTCACGCCCCATGATTTCCGAAGGCTGTTCATCACTGACGCGATCATGAGCGGGCTGCCACCGCATATCGCCCAGGTGATCGCCGGCCACCGCGACATCAACATCACCATGGGCTACAAAGCTGGGCGGATTCCACTAGTCGTGGCGAATCATCGGGTAATCGTGCAGGGGCCACCATCGTCGCACAGCCTGGTTCGGAGTGAGGTCATTCAGGCATAG
- a CDS encoding Lsr2 family DNA-binding protein, whose protein sequence is MTTTKDIREWAIGEGREVSPRGRISAEIEQAFHDAQATKAQAKTVPAKTTGQKTTGQKTTGQKTTGQKTAAKKTAAKKTAVEKVVEKEAPVKGAAAGTAPAKTAAEKAPAKKASAGKSPAKTAGAKSTAAEKIAATKVPAVGKAPAVSTIKDTREWAIGEGREVSPRGRISAEIEQAFHDAQATKAQAKTLPAKKTATKKAPAKKAAVEKVVEKEAPVDGAAAGTAPAKKTAKEIREWAIGEGREVSFRGRISAAIVRAFHEAAAKLPAVGG, encoded by the coding sequence GTGACGACGACCAAGGATATTCGCGAGTGGGCGATCGGAGAGGGTCGCGAAGTGTCTCCCCGCGGCCGGATTTCGGCCGAGATCGAGCAAGCTTTCCATGACGCTCAGGCAACGAAGGCTCAGGCAAAAACGGTGCCGGCGAAGACGACAGGGCAGAAGACGACAGGGCAGAAGACGACAGGGCAGAAGACGACAGGGCAGAAGACGGCTGCGAAGAAGACGGCTGCCAAGAAGACGGCCGTGGAGAAGGTCGTCGAGAAGGAGGCTCCGGTGAAGGGAGCGGCGGCGGGTACGGCTCCGGCGAAGACGGCCGCGGAGAAGGCTCCGGCGAAGAAGGCGTCTGCGGGGAAGTCGCCGGCGAAGACGGCTGGGGCGAAGTCGACGGCCGCGGAGAAGATTGCTGCCACGAAGGTTCCGGCGGTGGGCAAGGCTCCGGCGGTGTCGACGATCAAGGATACTCGCGAGTGGGCGATCGGAGAGGGTCGCGAAGTGTCTCCCCGCGGCCGGATTTCGGCCGAGATCGAGCAAGCTTTCCATGACGCTCAGGCAACGAAGGCTCAGGCAAAAACGCTGCCGGCGAAGAAGACGGCCACGAAGAAGGCTCCGGCGAAGAAGGCAGCCGTGGAGAAGGTCGTCGAGAAGGAGGCTCCGGTGGATGGAGCGGCGGCGGGCACGGCTCCGGCTAAGAAGACGGCCAAGGAGATTCGCGAGTGGGCGATCGGGGAGGGCCGTGAAGTGTCCTTCCGTGGTCGGATTTCGGCCGCAATCGTGCGTGCCTTCCATGAGGCTGCGGCAAAGTTGCCGGCTGTGGGCGGCTGA
- a CDS encoding tyrosine-type recombinase/integrase, whose translation MIGDGEPERDLAQLLVPRSGRLEATGNRYEPYQLLDPDGVPVVAVTAYFRDLLASGRAESTLRSYGMDLLRWFRFLWSDTGVAWDRATRVEARDFCRWMQVAGKQPRPHWRASGAALSSKPARGQAFAPSVRAHSETVLRSFYDFHRDAGTGPIINPFPLDRSRRAGRAHAHHNPMEQHGNERSGRYRPKVPRRVPRSVPDSEFNEIFARLPSHRDRALIAFYVSTGARASELLSTTLAGVDPGRQLITVVRKGTRELQELPASTDAFVWLRLYQVEMADLIPKGRRQPLWWTLRRPARPLTYHAVHRMFERVNQQAGTSVTLHALRHTATYRMAEDPALPLTDVQFVLGHAQLTTTQIYLTPRKEDVIRRVLAHHAEQTRRAVERARPAPAPGYRPETLDALFGNGVS comes from the coding sequence ATGATCGGAGACGGTGAGCCCGAGCGGGATTTGGCCCAATTGCTGGTTCCTCGGTCGGGTCGGCTGGAGGCGACGGGCAATCGGTACGAGCCCTATCAGCTGCTTGATCCTGATGGGGTGCCCGTGGTGGCGGTCACCGCCTACTTCCGGGATCTGCTGGCCTCGGGGCGAGCGGAGTCCACGCTCCGTTCGTATGGGATGGATCTGCTGCGATGGTTCCGGTTCCTGTGGTCCGACACCGGCGTCGCGTGGGACCGGGCGACTCGGGTCGAAGCCCGTGATTTCTGCAGATGGATGCAGGTCGCAGGGAAGCAGCCTCGCCCGCATTGGCGCGCGTCTGGAGCGGCCCTGTCATCGAAACCGGCTCGTGGTCAAGCCTTCGCGCCGTCGGTGCGTGCGCATTCCGAAACGGTGCTGCGCTCGTTCTATGACTTTCACCGAGATGCGGGCACCGGGCCGATCATCAACCCGTTCCCGCTGGACCGGTCCCGCCGCGCCGGTCGGGCGCACGCGCACCACAATCCCATGGAGCAGCACGGCAACGAGCGCAGCGGGCGGTATCGGCCCAAAGTGCCCCGCCGGGTCCCGCGCAGCGTCCCGGACAGCGAGTTCAACGAGATCTTCGCCCGGCTGCCGTCGCATCGTGACCGGGCACTGATCGCCTTCTACGTGTCAACGGGGGCGCGGGCGTCGGAGTTGCTGTCGACCACGCTGGCGGGAGTGGATCCAGGGCGGCAGTTGATCACGGTGGTGCGCAAGGGAACCCGCGAGTTGCAGGAACTGCCGGCGTCCACGGACGCGTTCGTGTGGTTGCGGCTCTACCAGGTGGAGATGGCCGATCTGATCCCCAAGGGACGCAGGCAGCCGCTGTGGTGGACGCTGCGACGTCCTGCCCGGCCGCTGACCTATCACGCCGTGCACCGCATGTTCGAGCGAGTCAACCAGCAGGCAGGCACCTCGGTGACGTTGCATGCCTTGCGGCACACGGCGACCTATCGGATGGCCGAGGACCCGGCCTTGCCGCTGACCGATGTCCAATTCGTCCTTGGTCATGCTCAGTTGACCACGACTCAGATTTACCTGACGCCCCGCAAGGAGGATGTGATCCGGCGGGTGCTGGCCCACCACGCCGAGCAGACTCGGCGGGCGGTTGAGCGGGCCCGCCCGGCCCCGGCGCCCGGCTACCGGCCGGAGACGCTGGACGCCCTGTTCGGCAATGGCGTGTCGTGA